A genome region from Erigeron canadensis isolate Cc75 chromosome 3, C_canadensis_v1, whole genome shotgun sequence includes the following:
- the LOC122591763 gene encoding cytochrome P450 Tp4149-like, producing MVGKSCGSVIDMSELLFLLTTNILCEVAFGQKNDDIKFKNVFVKSQILLGGFDIGNYIPWLSWVNWLRAGEANEIVKDYDEFLDGVIDEHENKSTKADLTNGEQNEVRDLVDILLHVQKENKLKFKFGRDTIKAIIFKFNPERFLNSSIDYKGFDFELLPFGAGRRGCPGIDFATVINDLAIANIVLKYDLALPNEGKPEELDMSGTSGLTVHKKSHLLVVPSSRLE from the exons ATGGTCGGGAAAAGTTGTGGTTCTGTAATTGATATGAGTGAATTGCTTTTTTTGCTTACTACAAACATACTATGTGAGGTGGCCTTTGGAcagaaaaatgatgatataaagtttaagaatGTATTCGTAAAATCTCAAATCCTACTTGGCGGTTTCGATATAGGGAACTATATTCCATGGCTATCATGGGTGAATTGGTTGCGTGCCGGAGAAGCAAATGAAATTGTTAAAGATTATGATGAGTTTCTTGATGGTGTTATCGACGAGCATGAAAATAAAAGCACAAAGGCGGATCTTACTAATGGTGAACAGAATGAAGTACGTGATTTAGTTGATATCTTACTTCATGTTCAAAAGgaaaacaaactcaaatttAAATTTGGGAGAGATACCATTAAAGCCATCATCTTT AAATTTAACCCGGAAAGGTTTTTAAATAGTTCTATCGACTATAAAGGATTCGACTTTGAATTGTTACCTTTTGGTGCTGGTCGAAGAGGATGTCCTGGTATTGATTTTGCTACGGTAATCAATGATCTTGCTATAGCAAATATAGTTCTCAAGTATGATTTAGCATTGCCAAATGAAGGTAAACCCGAAGAATTAGACATGAGTGGAACTTCTGGATTGACTGTTCATAAGAAGTCCCATCTACTTGTTGTGCCTTCTTCTCGTTTAGAGTAA
- the LOC122594235 gene encoding cytochrome P450 Tp4149-like, whose translation MFILFIFLVFLIPFKLLSSDSKSQRNLPPTLRKLPIIGNLHQIGSSPHLTLRALSQKHGPLLLMHLGSVPLLVVSSAEAAREILKTHDSIFSNRPKLYFHDKLSYGSKDIAFAPYGEYWRQVKSLTVLNFLSHKNVQSFQKIRENLLLRMIEMIGKSCGSVIDMSEMLFLLTTNILCEVAFGQKNDDIKFKDVFVKSQVILGGFDIGNYIPWLSWVNWLRAGEANEIVKEYNEFLDGVIDEHENKSTKADVTNGEQNEVRDLVDILLQVQKENKLKFKFGRDTIKAIIFDVFTAGTDTTNTTIEWALSELVRNPHVMKKLQIEVTKIARGRSMISEDDLQEMHYLKAVMKESLRLHIPVPLLVPHEAREDVKVMGYDIAKGTQVMINAWAIARDPSIWEEPEKFNPERFLNSSIDYKGFDFELIPFGAGRRGCPGTEFAMVINELAIANIVLNYDLAVPNEGRPEELDMSGTSGLTVHKKSHLLVVPSSRLE comes from the exons ATGTTTATCTTGTTCATTTTCTTAGTGTTCTTGATTCCTTTCAAATTGCTTTCATCTGATTCTAAAAGCCAAAGAAACCTGCCACCAACCCTACGAAAGCTTCCGATTATTGGAAACCTTCACCAAATAGGCTCAAGCCCCCATCTTACTTTACGAGCCTTGAGCCAAAAACATGGACCACTTTTGTTGATGCACCTAGGTAGTGTACCTCTGTTGGTAGTCTCTTCGGCCGAAGCTGCTAGAGAAATCTTGAAAACCCATGATTCGATATTCTCAAATAGACCAAAACTATACTTCCACGACAAACTTAGTTACGGCTCTAAAGACATTGCATTTGCTCCCTACGGAGAGTATTGGAGGCAGGTGAAGAGCCTTACGGTGCTCAATTTTCTAAGCCATAAAAATGTCCAATCATTCCAAAAGATACGAGAAAATTTACTTCTTCGTATGATTGAAATGATCGGGAAAAGTTGTGGTTCTGTAATTGATATGAGTGAAATGCTTTTTTTGCTTACTACAAACATACTATGTGAGGTGGCCTTTGGAcagaaaaatgatgatataaagtTTAAGGATGTATTCGTAAAATCTCAGGTCATACTTGGAGGTTTTGATATAGGGAACTATATTCCATGGCTATCATGGGTGAATTGGTTGCGTGCCGGAGAAGCAAATGAAATTGTTAAAGAATATAATGAGTTTCTTGATGGTGTTATCGACGAGCATGAAAATAAAAGCACAAAGGCGGATGTTACTAACGGTGAACAGAATGAAGTACGTGATTTAGTTGATATCTTACTTCAAGTTCAAAAGgaaaacaaactcaaatttAAATTTGGGAGAGATACCATTAAAGCCATCATCTTT gaTGTGTTTACTGCTGGAACTGATACAACAAACACGACTATAGAATGGGCACTAAGCGAGCTAGTAAGAAATCCACATGTAATGAAGAAGCTGCAAATCGAAGTAACAAAAATAGCTCGAGGAAGATCAATGATCAGTGAGGATGATTTACAAGAAATGCATTACTTGAAAGCTGTCATGAAAGAGAGCTTGCGATTACACATTCCAGTCCCACTACTAGTGCCTCACGAAGCGAGGGAGGATGTTAAAGTAATGGGTTATGATATTGCAAAAGGCACCCAAGTGATGATTAATGCTTGGGCAATTGCAAGAGATCCTTCCATTTGGGAAGAACCAGAGAAATTTAACCCGGAAAGGTTTTTGAACAGTTCCATCGACTATAAaggatttgattttgaattgaTACCTTTTGGTGCTGGTCGAAGAGGGTGTCCTGGTACTGAATTTGCTATGGTAATTAATGAGCTTGCTATAGCAAATATAGTTCTTAACTATGATTTAGCAGTTCCAAATGAAGGTAGACCCGAAGAATTAGACATGAGTGGAACTTCTGGATTAACTGTTCATAAGAAGTCCCATCTACTTGTTGTGCCTTCTTCTCGTTTAGAGTAA